The Citrifermentans bemidjiense Bem genome window below encodes:
- a CDS encoding 50S ribosomal protein L25: MSKQVLKAELREQTGKGICRRLRAAGRVPAVVYGKGIAPVSISLGQKELSEAIAGEGGRNHILTLECAGELNGASVIVADLLRDSLKNVPRHVDLHKINLADKVKVHVKLNLVGTPAGVKAGGFLDFAMHEVEVECLPVHIPAHINVDVAELLIGHSVHVGQIVAPIGTAILSDPKASVVSILGRKGAAEEEAAPAA, from the coding sequence ATGAGTAAGCAGGTGCTGAAAGCTGAACTGAGAGAGCAAACTGGCAAGGGTATCTGCCGCCGCCTGAGGGCTGCCGGCCGCGTTCCGGCCGTTGTGTACGGCAAAGGGATCGCTCCCGTATCCATTTCCCTGGGGCAGAAGGAACTTTCCGAAGCCATCGCAGGCGAGGGTGGCCGCAACCACATCCTGACCCTTGAGTGCGCGGGCGAGCTGAACGGCGCCAGCGTGATCGTCGCCGACCTTCTGCGCGACAGCCTGAAGAACGTGCCGCGTCACGTCGACCTGCACAAGATCAACCTGGCGGACAAGGTCAAGGTTCATGTCAAGCTGAACCTGGTAGGCACCCCGGCCGGCGTCAAAGCCGGCGGCTTCCTTGACTTCGCCATGCACGAAGTCGAAGTCGAGTGCCTCCCGGTCCACATCCCGGCCCACATCAACGTCGACGTGGCAGAACTGCTGATCGGCCACTCCGTTCACGTAGGCCAGATCGTCGCTCCGATCGGCACCGCAATCCTCTCCGACCCCAAAGCGTCCGTGGTCAGCATCCTCGGCCGCAAGGGTGCCGCAGAGGAAGAGGCCGCTCCCGCCGCCTAA
- a CDS encoding DUF4382 domain-containing protein, with product MKRITAAFKPAVIAICVIVAAFAYLAGCSGGGGDASKGTLKLSITDRQSDNFGKVIIAIREIRVVPRGFEGAADNDANLPVLVRFTTPKVIDVMALRFIQEPLGDIILPAGNYSQIRLVLEPNPTGNRPPVNYLTLSSDVNGTNPIPLDTPSGQQSGLKVLGPIEVKAGIINAVMIDFDPNTAIVSRGNGGYNLKPTGIRMVQMANELPQFGSIVGNVSSSFGHWSSATVAIKRRGTVNDTDPIAAGRIFSSYTSGRWQAPFAAFVPAASGSLGYKTFITTNGFALYSSQTVSVVQNQATDLGEIVLTPR from the coding sequence ATGAAAAGAATAACGGCAGCATTCAAACCGGCTGTCATCGCTATCTGCGTTATCGTGGCAGCCTTCGCGTATCTTGCCGGTTGCAGCGGCGGAGGAGGCGACGCCAGCAAAGGGACCCTCAAGCTTTCCATAACCGACAGGCAAAGCGACAACTTCGGCAAGGTAATCATCGCCATACGCGAGATACGGGTAGTCCCCAGAGGATTTGAAGGCGCAGCCGACAACGATGCCAACCTGCCGGTGCTGGTCCGGTTCACCACGCCCAAAGTGATCGACGTCATGGCCTTGAGGTTTATCCAGGAACCCCTGGGAGACATCATCCTCCCCGCAGGGAACTACAGCCAGATCAGGCTGGTCCTGGAACCCAACCCCACGGGCAATCGTCCCCCGGTCAACTACCTCACGCTCAGCAGCGACGTCAACGGCACCAATCCGATTCCCCTGGACACCCCCAGCGGGCAGCAGTCCGGGCTCAAGGTGCTCGGGCCGATCGAGGTAAAGGCCGGAATCATCAACGCAGTCATGATCGACTTCGACCCCAACACCGCCATAGTTTCGCGAGGCAACGGCGGCTACAACCTGAAGCCGACCGGGATCAGGATGGTGCAGATGGCAAACGAACTGCCGCAGTTCGGTTCCATCGTCGGCAACGTCAGTTCCAGCTTCGGGCATTGGTCCAGCGCCACCGTCGCCATCAAGAGGCGCGGGACGGTTAACGACACCGACCCCATCGCCGCCGGGCGCATCTTCTCCAGTTACACCAGCGGCAGATGGCAGGCCCCCTTTGCCGCCTTCGTACCGGCGGCCAGCGGCAGCCTCGGCTATAAGACGTTCATAACCACGAACGGCTTCGCCTTGTATTCGTCCCAGACAGTATCGGTGGTACAGAATCAGGCGACCGATCTGGGCGAGATAGTACTGACACCACGGTAA
- a CDS encoding PilZ domain-containing protein, which translates to MEQRRFHRVQSRAPGELSHFGMDYKCRLENVSLRGALISADECIMIPVGDCCTFSVVLEPETAPVVITACIVHSFFSMVGVKFINFSGDAEERLLSFMQRLTTEPEKLKQEWEMIQEKRRKSREECCLPTATRS; encoded by the coding sequence ATGGAACAGCGGCGTTTTCACCGGGTACAAAGCAGGGCGCCCGGCGAACTGTCACATTTCGGGATGGACTACAAGTGCCGACTGGAGAATGTCTCCTTGAGGGGCGCGCTGATCAGCGCGGACGAGTGCATAATGATCCCTGTCGGCGACTGCTGCACGTTCTCTGTCGTTTTGGAGCCCGAGACCGCGCCTGTAGTCATTACCGCCTGCATCGTGCACAGCTTTTTTTCCATGGTGGGGGTGAAGTTCATTAATTTTTCAGGGGACGCCGAGGAGCGATTGCTCAGCTTCATGCAGAGGTTGACCACCGAACCCGAGAAATTGAAGCAGGAGTGGGAAATGATACAGGAGAAAAGACGTAAAAGCCGCGAAGAGTGCTGCCTGCCCACAGCAACCAGATCCTGA
- a CDS encoding NAD-glutamate dehydrogenase domain-containing protein, which translates to MSSTGNVKKGTSAELATNRKWLKESISPYFFSAMRDEPEALNVLELGLGTLRHNRRLILADRDKSLILARVNAPGSLYDALRHFQDREISYAMITHSDAPMPGMQEALEIQRFEFDRKKNEEVLAWKEAKVPAGIARKVAAELKRSYPEFDLKEFDRLLRILWLNNESYVRVSSPLRVAQVLQLHQKASRSGGLYLYVEPSSIQQVSRVHFAVGNPPQKEFLLQLMEVFNRLDLAVNRAYCLTITTGVHPYFLGTFLVNQRHGGVLEAGSELFSRLQKELYNTQIVSTRGYTYREFVTTGVMSGEDASLTNAFIAFCHTNLAHNQPDRFGLDDVQSAFHSHPEMSLQLVKLFRARFDPAVTASDPRYQSILEETVGAVEEYNTGHRYLDEMRRTIYRCCLIFITHTLKTNFFVLEKQALAFRLDPTYLAALETSSTSDLPPAQPFRVTFFFSRYGFGYHIGFSDIARGGWRTVIARNVDDYITNSNTIFRENFVLAHTQHLKNKDIYEGGSKLVLILNAADLQRGGERELEVCRLYKLQHGVVNAFLDVFVTSDGVAKNPAVVDYYREDEPIELGPDENMHDSMIENIARISKRRGYILGIGIMSSKEVGINHKEYGVTSTGVIKFAEITMAELGIDIYRDPFSVKFTGGPNGDVAGNAMRILLNRAPKVAIKLILDGTAALCDPEGADHEELGRIVLKQDLDAFDPLQLHPGGFMLFRSGSRREGLRELFRKVTRTGDGVREEWISTDEFSKWYGSLPFTVKADLFIPAGGRPESIDKDNWQNYLLPGGAPSTAAIVEGANSFITPEARVQLQKKGIIIMRDASANKCGVISSSYEIIANLLLSESEFLAEKERYVRDVLEILEKRAGDEARLILKRRREQPGLLCTEISDALSGEINEEYATIYRFFQNRPNLCLQPIYRKAILAHLPRMLREEPKYAKRLKNLPRKYLFAILAAEIGSSLVYRGDKEADLEATLKGHLMRQFE; encoded by the coding sequence ATGAGCAGCACGGGCAATGTAAAAAAAGGAACATCTGCTGAGCTTGCAACGAACCGTAAGTGGCTGAAAGAGTCGATAAGTCCATACTTCTTCAGTGCAATGCGCGACGAACCCGAAGCTTTGAACGTATTGGAGCTGGGATTGGGAACGCTCAGGCACAACCGGCGCCTGATACTTGCCGACCGCGACAAATCCCTGATACTGGCACGCGTCAACGCACCCGGGTCTCTGTACGACGCGCTGCGCCACTTCCAGGACCGCGAAATATCCTACGCCATGATCACCCACTCCGACGCTCCCATGCCCGGGATGCAGGAGGCGCTGGAGATTCAGCGTTTCGAGTTCGACCGCAAGAAAAACGAGGAAGTGCTCGCCTGGAAGGAAGCGAAGGTTCCTGCCGGCATCGCGCGCAAGGTGGCGGCGGAACTCAAAAGGAGCTATCCCGAATTCGACCTGAAGGAATTCGACCGTCTGCTGCGTATCCTCTGGCTCAACAACGAAAGCTACGTCAGGGTCTCTTCGCCGCTGCGTGTGGCGCAGGTGCTCCAGTTGCACCAGAAAGCGAGCAGGAGCGGCGGCCTCTACCTCTACGTCGAGCCGAGCAGCATTCAACAGGTGTCTCGGGTCCACTTCGCCGTAGGCAACCCCCCGCAAAAAGAGTTCCTGCTGCAGCTCATGGAGGTGTTCAACCGGCTCGACCTGGCGGTGAACCGGGCCTATTGCCTCACCATCACCACCGGCGTCCACCCCTATTTCCTGGGGACCTTCCTGGTCAACCAGCGCCACGGCGGCGTGCTTGAGGCGGGGAGCGAGCTTTTCTCCCGCCTGCAAAAGGAGCTCTACAACACCCAGATCGTCTCCACCAGGGGATATACCTACCGTGAGTTCGTCACCACCGGCGTCATGTCCGGCGAGGACGCGTCCCTGACCAACGCCTTTATCGCCTTCTGCCACACGAACCTGGCCCACAACCAGCCCGACCGCTTCGGCCTGGACGACGTGCAAAGCGCCTTCCACTCCCACCCGGAGATGTCGCTGCAACTGGTGAAGCTCTTCCGCGCCCGCTTCGATCCCGCCGTCACCGCTAGCGATCCGCGCTACCAGTCAATCCTGGAGGAAACGGTCGGGGCGGTGGAGGAATACAACACGGGGCACCGCTACCTGGACGAGATGCGGCGCACCATATACCGCTGCTGCCTCATCTTCATCACCCATACCTTGAAGACCAACTTCTTCGTACTGGAAAAGCAGGCGCTGGCCTTCAGGCTCGACCCCACCTACCTAGCGGCGCTGGAAACCTCGTCCACCTCCGACCTCCCGCCGGCGCAGCCCTTCCGGGTGACCTTCTTCTTCAGCCGCTACGGCTTCGGCTACCACATAGGCTTCTCCGACATCGCCCGCGGCGGCTGGCGCACCGTCATCGCACGCAACGTGGACGACTACATCACCAACTCCAACACCATCTTCAGGGAGAACTTCGTGCTCGCCCACACCCAGCACCTGAAGAACAAAGACATCTACGAGGGTGGGTCGAAGCTGGTGCTGATCCTGAACGCGGCCGACCTGCAACGCGGAGGGGAGCGCGAACTGGAAGTCTGCCGCCTCTACAAGCTGCAGCACGGTGTCGTCAACGCCTTCCTCGACGTATTCGTCACCAGCGACGGCGTGGCGAAGAATCCAGCCGTGGTCGATTACTATCGCGAGGACGAGCCGATCGAACTGGGCCCCGACGAGAACATGCACGACTCCATGATCGAAAACATCGCCCGCATCTCCAAGCGGCGCGGCTACATCCTGGGGATCGGCATCATGTCCAGCAAGGAAGTAGGCATCAACCACAAGGAGTACGGCGTCACCTCCACGGGGGTGATCAAATTCGCCGAGATCACCATGGCCGAGCTGGGGATCGACATCTACCGCGACCCCTTCAGCGTGAAATTCACAGGGGGCCCCAACGGCGACGTCGCGGGGAACGCCATGCGCATCCTGCTGAACCGTGCCCCCAAGGTCGCCATCAAGCTGATACTGGACGGGACCGCCGCCTTGTGCGACCCGGAGGGAGCCGACCACGAGGAGTTGGGGCGCATCGTGCTCAAGCAGGACCTGGATGCGTTCGACCCGCTGCAGCTGCACCCCGGCGGCTTCATGCTCTTCAGAAGCGGCAGCCGCAGAGAGGGGCTGCGCGAACTATTCCGGAAGGTCACCCGCACCGGCGACGGAGTGCGCGAAGAGTGGATCTCCACCGACGAATTTTCCAAGTGGTACGGAAGCCTCCCCTTCACCGTCAAGGCCGATCTCTTCATCCCGGCAGGCGGCAGGCCCGAGTCCATCGACAAGGACAACTGGCAGAACTACCTGCTGCCGGGGGGCGCGCCCTCGACCGCGGCCATCGTCGAAGGTGCCAACTCCTTCATCACCCCCGAGGCGCGCGTCCAACTGCAGAAAAAGGGCATCATCATCATGCGCGACGCCTCGGCCAACAAGTGCGGCGTCATCTCGTCATCCTACGAGATCATCGCCAACCTGCTGCTGTCCGAGTCCGAGTTCCTGGCCGAGAAGGAGCGCTATGTGCGGGACGTATTGGAGATCCTGGAAAAGCGGGCGGGAGACGAGGCACGGCTGATACTGAAGAGGCGCCGCGAGCAGCCCGGGCTTCTCTGCACCGAGATCTCCGACGCCCTAAGCGGCGAGATCAACGAGGAGTACGCCACCATCTACCGCTTCTTCCAGAACCGGCCCAACCTTTGCCTGCAGCC
- the ispE gene encoding 4-(cytidine 5'-diphospho)-2-C-methyl-D-erythritol kinase — protein sequence MKKLQLLAPAKVNYRLDVLGKRPDGYHELRMIMQRVDLCDEIEIALSDSPGIRVTCGRKGVPDGPGNIAWRAADALLKLSDKEVGIEITIAKKIPVGAGLGGGSSDAATVLMGVNELLELGLTDERLMEIGVKLGADVPFFVFKKPALAEGIGDRLTALEEVPSLWVVLVNPGIHVSTAWVYQNLRLTTPDPATIIPRSYSSLNEVCELLSNDLEPVTCGRFPLVSELKEVLLTAGARGSLMSGSGSTVFGLFESESAARHAAAEIAKARGWFAAAVRTI from the coding sequence GTGAAAAAACTGCAACTGCTGGCGCCGGCCAAGGTCAACTACCGGCTGGACGTATTGGGCAAGAGGCCGGACGGCTATCACGAGCTGCGCATGATCATGCAGAGGGTCGACCTCTGCGACGAGATAGAGATTGCCCTTTCCGATTCCCCCGGGATCCGGGTTACCTGCGGCAGGAAAGGGGTGCCCGACGGGCCGGGAAACATAGCCTGGCGTGCAGCCGACGCACTGTTGAAGCTTTCGGACAAGGAAGTCGGCATAGAGATCACCATTGCCAAGAAGATACCGGTAGGGGCAGGGCTCGGGGGGGGGAGCAGCGACGCCGCCACTGTCCTGATGGGAGTGAACGAGCTCCTCGAATTGGGTCTTACGGACGAGCGGTTGATGGAGATCGGCGTCAAGCTGGGTGCCGACGTTCCGTTCTTCGTCTTCAAAAAGCCCGCCCTTGCCGAGGGGATCGGCGACCGCCTCACCGCGCTGGAAGAAGTTCCCTCCCTCTGGGTGGTGCTGGTGAATCCCGGGATACATGTTTCCACTGCCTGGGTGTATCAAAATTTAAGGTTGACAACGCCGGATCCCGCCACTATAATCCCGCGTTCATACAGCAGCCTCAACGAGGTCTGCGAGCTCCTTTCCAACGATTTGGAGCCGGTCACCTGCGGGAGATTCCCCCTGGTGAGCGAACTGAAAGAGGTGCTGTTGACAGCAGGTGCCCGCGGGTCGCTGATGTCAGGAAGCGGCTCCACCGTTTTCGGTCTTTTCGAGAGCGAAAGCGCGGCGCGACATGCGGCAGCTGAGATAGCAAAAGCGCGTGGCTGGTTCGCAGCCGCCGTCAGGACCATTTAA
- the pth gene encoding aminoacyl-tRNA hydrolase — MAAKLIVGLGNPGPKYSWTRHNAGFMVLDRLASLSGIQVTRKAFSGLSGDGNWSSERVYLLKPQTFMNLSGRSVAEALRFYKLSLSDLIVIHDDLDIPFGKVKLKEGGGHGGHNGLRSLAQELGSSAYARIRVGIGRPVHGDVVNFVLTNFAKEEMDSLLEVLDTSVDALEMMIKEGMPKAMSIFNAR; from the coding sequence ATGGCAGCAAAACTTATCGTAGGGCTCGGCAACCCCGGGCCAAAGTACTCATGGACCCGCCACAACGCGGGTTTCATGGTTTTGGACCGCTTAGCCAGCCTCTCGGGAATCCAGGTCACCAGGAAGGCCTTCTCCGGCCTTTCTGGTGACGGAAACTGGTCCTCCGAGCGGGTCTACCTCCTCAAGCCGCAGACCTTCATGAACCTGTCGGGGCGCTCCGTCGCGGAGGCGCTTCGCTTCTACAAACTGTCCCTCTCAGATCTCATCGTGATCCATGACGACCTGGATATCCCGTTCGGCAAGGTAAAGCTCAAGGAGGGAGGCGGCCACGGCGGGCACAACGGCCTGCGCTCGCTGGCCCAGGAGCTCGGCTCTTCCGCCTATGCGCGCATCCGCGTCGGCATCGGCCGCCCCGTGCACGGCGACGTGGTGAACTTCGTGCTCACGAACTTCGCCAAGGAAGAGATGGATTCTCTCCTCGAGGTGCTGGACACCTCGGTCGACGCGCTGGAGATGATGATCAAGGAAGGGATGCCCAAGGCAATGAGCATCTTCAACGCCAGGTAG
- a CDS encoding bacteriohemerythrin, which yields MPIIQWNVNLLVGIQEIDRHHKQLVQSLNTVYDEFREGKEIELSFLQELIAYAAHHFACEEQWMKKTGYPKLQAHREEHALFTSRVADFKTGLKDNGKISVELIWFLCNWVTHHIGESDAEFGRFVDVHNIRTRGDQPGKIAGDS from the coding sequence ATGCCTATAATTCAATGGAATGTAAATCTTTTGGTGGGAATACAGGAAATCGACCGGCATCACAAGCAGTTGGTGCAATCGCTGAACACGGTCTATGACGAGTTTCGGGAAGGTAAAGAGATCGAGTTGTCGTTCCTGCAGGAGTTGATCGCCTACGCCGCTCACCACTTCGCCTGTGAAGAGCAATGGATGAAGAAGACGGGGTACCCCAAGCTGCAAGCCCACCGGGAAGAGCATGCCCTCTTCACCAGCAGGGTCGCCGATTTCAAGACGGGCCTGAAAGACAACGGCAAGATATCAGTAGAGTTGATCTGGTTTTTGTGCAACTGGGTGACGCACCACATAGGCGAAAGCGATGCCGAGTTCGGACGCTTCGTCGATGTCCACAACATCCGTACCAGGGGCGACCAGCCCGGCAAGATCGCCGGCGACAGCTGA
- the truD gene encoding tRNA pseudouridine(13) synthase TruD, whose amino-acid sequence MLWLRKRIQGGALSIYLTAEVPGTGGTIKGSPEDFLVEEIPAYLPSGQGEHCFAVLEKRGIATLEALRRIAKTLGVQERDLGYAGMKDAIGVTRQTVSIPRVAPDKVLALEIPGIKILSARMHGNKLRLGHLKGNRFVIRVRDVAQGAVKNAEAALEVMTRRGVPNRFGVQRYGAQGNTHEIGAAMLRREFKSAVDRLIGDPAAVTDERWRQAIEAYRRGEVEESLALFPGHFRVERELLTRLVQRPDGFERAFNSVQPRMKRLYLSAFQSSLFDLVLEKRLDSFDKVNVGDIAFKHENGARFLVQDLAAEAPRAEAFDISPTGPMFGCTMMEPHGAQGELEREVLAAQELTLESFNLSGGLRMEGERRPLRVPIAGADVQQEGSDLLVGFSLPRGAYATCVMSEIMKSE is encoded by the coding sequence ATGCTGTGGTTGCGGAAACGGATTCAGGGAGGGGCATTGTCCATATATCTTACAGCAGAGGTCCCGGGGACCGGCGGCACCATCAAGGGGAGCCCGGAAGATTTCCTGGTCGAGGAGATCCCGGCCTATCTGCCGAGCGGGCAGGGGGAGCACTGTTTCGCGGTCCTGGAAAAGCGCGGCATTGCGACGCTTGAGGCGCTGCGCCGCATCGCGAAGACCCTGGGTGTCCAGGAGCGCGATTTGGGCTACGCCGGGATGAAGGATGCCATTGGCGTCACCCGTCAAACCGTCTCCATACCGCGCGTGGCGCCCGATAAGGTGCTGGCGCTTGAGATTCCGGGGATCAAGATCCTCTCGGCCCGTATGCATGGCAACAAGTTGAGGCTCGGTCACCTCAAGGGAAACCGTTTCGTCATCAGGGTCCGCGACGTGGCCCAAGGCGCGGTCAAGAATGCGGAGGCCGCGTTGGAGGTCATGACCAGGCGCGGGGTACCCAACCGTTTCGGGGTCCAGCGCTACGGTGCCCAAGGCAACACCCACGAGATAGGGGCGGCGATGCTGCGCCGCGAGTTCAAGTCGGCGGTGGACCGGCTGATCGGCGACCCGGCTGCGGTGACCGACGAGCGCTGGCGCCAGGCCATAGAGGCGTACCGGCGCGGCGAAGTGGAGGAAAGCCTGGCGCTTTTCCCGGGGCATTTCCGGGTCGAGCGCGAACTGCTCACCCGGCTAGTGCAGCGTCCGGACGGCTTCGAGAGGGCCTTCAACTCGGTGCAGCCGCGCATGAAGAGGTTGTATCTCTCCGCCTTCCAGTCCTCCCTCTTCGACCTGGTGTTGGAAAAAAGGCTCGATAGCTTCGACAAGGTGAACGTCGGCGACATCGCCTTCAAGCACGAGAACGGCGCCCGTTTCCTGGTGCAGGATCTGGCAGCGGAGGCGCCGCGCGCCGAAGCCTTCGACATTTCCCCCACCGGCCCCATGTTCGGCTGCACCATGATGGAGCCTCACGGCGCGCAGGGCGAGCTTGAGCGCGAGGTGCTGGCAGCGCAAGAGTTAACCCTGGAGAGCTTCAACCTCTCGGGAGGTCTGCGTATGGAAGGGGAGCGGCGCCCATTGCGGGTCCCTATCGCCGGGGCGGATGTGCAGCAGGAGGGCTCCGACCTGTTGGTCGGCTTCTCGCTGCCGCGAGGCGCCTACGCCACCTGCGTCATGAGCGAGATAATGAAGAGCGAATAG
- a CDS encoding ribose-phosphate pyrophosphokinase encodes MENKIRVFSGNSNPILAEKICDCLKVPLGKAKVKTFSDGEIMVEIGENVRGRDIYVVQSTCCPTNNNLMELLIMIDALKRASAATITAVIPYYGYARQDRKAAPRTPITSKLVADLITTAGAARVVTVDLHAGQIQGFFNIPVDNLYAAPVLLAHLKSRFADDPDNLVMVSPDAGGTERARAFAKRLGCTLAVIDKRRTGPNVAEIMHLIGDVKGKNAIILDDMIDTAGTLTQAALALKQHGAANVYACATHGVLSGPAIDRINASVIEKVVITDTVPLGEKAELSDKIRVLSVAELLGEAIRRIHEDESVSSLFV; translated from the coding sequence ATGGAAAACAAGATCAGGGTGTTCAGCGGTAACTCCAATCCTATTCTGGCAGAAAAGATCTGTGATTGCCTGAAGGTGCCCCTGGGGAAGGCAAAGGTCAAGACCTTCTCCGACGGCGAGATCATGGTCGAGATCGGCGAGAACGTCCGCGGGCGTGACATCTACGTGGTGCAGTCGACCTGCTGTCCGACCAACAACAATCTGATGGAACTGCTGATCATGATCGACGCCCTGAAGAGGGCTTCGGCGGCTACCATCACCGCCGTTATCCCCTACTACGGCTATGCGCGCCAGGACCGCAAGGCCGCACCGAGGACCCCGATCACTTCCAAGCTCGTGGCCGACCTGATCACTACTGCCGGCGCCGCCAGGGTGGTGACCGTGGACCTTCACGCGGGGCAGATCCAGGGCTTTTTCAATATCCCTGTGGACAACCTCTACGCCGCTCCGGTTTTGCTCGCCCACCTGAAGAGCCGCTTCGCCGACGATCCGGACAACCTGGTCATGGTGTCGCCGGACGCAGGCGGGACCGAACGCGCCAGGGCCTTCGCCAAGAGGCTCGGCTGCACGCTGGCCGTCATCGACAAGCGCCGTACCGGCCCGAACGTGGCCGAGATCATGCACCTGATCGGCGACGTGAAAGGTAAAAACGCCATCATCCTGGACGACATGATCGACACGGCAGGGACCTTGACCCAGGCAGCTCTCGCTCTGAAACAGCACGGCGCCGCCAACGTCTACGCCTGCGCCACACATGGCGTGCTTTCCGGCCCCGCGATCGACAGGATCAACGCCTCGGTCATCGAGAAAGTCGTCATCACCGATACGGTTCCCCTGGGCGAGAAAGCGGAGCTTTCGGACAAGATCAGGGTGCTTTCCGTTGCAGAACTTTTGGGAGAAGCGATCCGCCGCATCCATGAGGATGAATCGGTCAGCTCGCTTTTCGTGTAA
- a CDS encoding ferritin family protein: MIEKEAAARLTMDQLHFIDRCKRFELKGAELYYHFARSFADNKPLSRLWSKTALEEESHAQQFAMAARMQGVGMSGVNTDLTKAMVSLQKLEEKVDQLMASTLSEVEALTLAIKLEEQMAVLHMSTIVIFADSELEKLFQAMMDHDREHVEALREYLKSLPQP, encoded by the coding sequence ATGATCGAAAAGGAAGCCGCAGCCAGATTGACCATGGACCAACTCCACTTCATCGACAGGTGCAAGCGGTTCGAGCTTAAGGGCGCGGAGCTCTACTACCACTTCGCACGCAGTTTCGCCGACAACAAGCCGCTGTCAAGGCTTTGGAGCAAGACGGCGCTTGAGGAAGAGAGCCACGCGCAGCAGTTCGCCATGGCGGCCAGGATGCAGGGCGTGGGGATGTCGGGGGTGAATACTGATCTGACCAAGGCGATGGTCAGTCTGCAGAAGCTGGAAGAGAAGGTCGACCAGCTGATGGCGTCGACCCTGTCTGAGGTGGAGGCGCTCACCCTGGCGATCAAGCTGGAGGAGCAGATGGCGGTGCTGCACATGTCCACCATCGTGATCTTCGCCGATAGCGAACTGGAGAAGCTCTTCCAGGCGATGATGGACCACGACAGGGAGCATGTGGAAGCGCTGCGGGAGTACCTGAAGTCGTTGCCGCAGCCCTAA